Proteins from a single region of Ziziphus jujuba cultivar Dongzao chromosome 1, ASM3175591v1:
- the LOC132800512 gene encoding ankyrin repeat-containing protein BDA1-like → MEIRPYEDDITALFEASQWGCVSTLNILIQRDPLILDKLSLTSLTETPLHISALLGHLAFTQILLTVRPKLATELEIFIRTPLHLAAAEGLQRNCPKFVEGDNAEFLSQKDEVAGNTMLHLAAMFKQIETIGFLLTIPKVAEAANSSNPNGFTALDVIEHSPRDFKSIEIGQVLMNAVSTILTFMALTYIYCVSMV, encoded by the exons ATGGAAATTAGGCCCTATGAGGATGATATAACAGCACTATTTGAGGCATCTCAGTGGGGTTGTGTTTCCACTTTGAACATTTTGATTCAAAGAGATCCTCTCATTCTTGATAAGCTTTCACTTACTTCCCTCACTGAAACTCCGTTGCATATCTCAGCTTTGCTTGGCCACCTTGCTTTCACTCAAATCCTTCTCACTGTCAGACCAAAACTTGCTACCGAATTGGAGATCTTCATACGCACACCCCTCCACTTAGCAGCCGCAGAGGGTTTGCAAAGAAATtgtccaaaatttgttgag GGTGACAATGCAGAGTTCCTCAGCCAAAAAGATGAGGTTGCTGGAAACACAATGTTGCATTTAGCTGCAATGTTCAAGCAAATCGAG ACTATAGGATTCTTGCTTACAATACCAAAAGTGGCAGAAGCAGCAAATTCCTCGAATCCCAATGGTTTTACGGCCTTAGACGTTATAGAGCATAGTCCAAGAGACTTCAAAAGCATCGAAATTGGACAAGTTTTAATGAATGCTG TGTCCACTATTCTTACTTTCATGGCGCTTACTTATATCTACTGTGTTAGCATGGTGTAG